Proteins from one Oryza sativa Japonica Group chromosome 12, ASM3414082v1 genomic window:
- the LOC9272507 gene encoding receptor-like protein 7 produces MSSSTKRLVRPHHLAKPLLTMLHILLQVQAIAALTDDATAPVIQCLPDQASALLRLKNSFNKTAGGYSTAFRSWITGTDCCHWDGVDCGGGEDGRVTSLVLGGHNLQAGSISPALFRLTSLRYLDISGNNFSMSQLPVTGFENLTELTHLDLSDTNIAGEVPAGIGSLVNLVYLDLSTSFYIIYYDDENKMMPFASDNFWQLSVPNMETLLANLTNLEELHMGMVDMSGNGERWCDDIAKFTPKLQVLSLPYCSLSGPICTSLSSMNSLTRIELHYNHLSGSVPEFLAGFSNLTVLQLSKNKFEGLFPPIIFQHKKLVTINITNNPGLSGSLPNFSQDSKLENLLISSTNFTGIIPSSISNLKSLTKLDLGASGFSGMLPSSLGSLKYLDLLEVSGIQLTGSMAPWISNLTSLTVLKFSDCGLSGEIPSSIGNLKKLSMLALYNCKFSGKVPPQIFNLTQLQSLQLHSNNLAGTVELTSFTKLKNLSVLNLSNNKLLVLHGENSSSLVPFPKIKLLRLASCSISTFPNILKHLHEITTLDLSHNKIQGAIPQWAWETWRGMYFLLLNISHNNITSLGSDPLLPLEIDFFDLSFNSIEGPIPVPQEGSTMLDYSSNQFSSMPLHYSTYLGETFTFKASKNKLSGNIPSICSAPRLQLIDLSYNNLSGSIPSCLMEDVTALQILNLKENKLVGTIPDNIKEGCALEAIDLSGNLFEGRIPRSLVACRNLEILDIGNNEISDSFPCWMSKLPKLQVLALKSNKFTGQIMDPSYTVDGNSCEFTELRIADMASNNFNGTLPEAWFTMLKSMNAISDNDTLVMENQYYHGQTYQFTAAVTYKGNYITISKILRTLVLIDFSNNAFHGTIPETIGELVLLHGLNMSHNSLTGPIPTQFGRLNQLESLDLSSNELFGEIPKELASLNFLSILNLSYNTLVGRIPNSYQFSTFSNNSFLGNTGLCGPPLSKQCDNPQESTVMPYVSEKSIDVLLVLFTALGFGVSFAITILIVWGRHMKKQR; encoded by the coding sequence ATGTCGTCGTCCACCAAGAGGCTGGTTCGTCCTCACCATCTCGCGAAACCATTGCTTACCATGCTGCACATCCTCCTGCAAGTCCAGGCCATCGCCGCGCTCACCGACGATGCGACGGCACCGGTAATTCAGTGCCTCCCGGACCAGGCCTCCGCGCTGCTCCGGCTGAAGAACTCCTTCAACAAGACGGCGGGCGGCTACTCCACTGCATTTCGGTCGTGGATCACCGGCACAGATTGCTGCCACTGGGACGGCGTCGActgcggtggcggcgaagaTGGCCGTGTCACCTCGCTCGTCTTGGGTGGCCACAACCTGCAAGCCGGCAGCATCAGCCCTGCACTCTTCAGGTTAACCTCACTCAGGTACCTTGACATCTCTGGTAACAACTTCAGCATGTCCCAGCTCCCGGTAACCGGGTTCGAGAATCTCACCGAGCTCACCCATCTTGACCTCTCTGACACCAACATCGCCGGTGAGGTGCCGGCTGGCATCGGAAGCCTTGTGAACTTGGTGTACCTTGACCTCTCCACAAGCTTCTACATCATTTATTATGATGACGAGAACAAGATGATGCCGTTCGCTTCAGACAACTTCTGGCAGCTCTCAGTGCCAAACATGGAGACCTTGCTGGCAAACCTTACCAACCTGGAGGAGCTCCATATGGGAATGGTGGATATGTCCGGCAACGGCGAACGGTGGTGTGACGACATAGCTAAGTTTACACCTAAGCTTCAGGTTCTAAGTTTACCTTACTGCTCATTGTCAGGTCCCATCTGCACATCCTTGTCTTCCATGAATTCGCTCACTAGGATTGAGCTTCATTACAACCACTTGTCAGGTTCAGTGCCAGAGTTCTTGGCTGGCTTTTCCAACCTCACTGTTCTTCAACTGTCCAAAAACAAGTTTGAAGGATTGTTTCCTCCCATCATCTTCCAGCACAAGAAGTTGGTAACAATTAACATCACTAATAATCCTGGGTTATCAGGTAGTCTGCCCAATTTCTCACAGGACAGTAAGTTAGAGAATCTTCTTATCAGTAGCACGAACTTCACAGGTATAATACCGAGTTCCATAAGCAATCTCAAATCTCTTACGAAGCTGGACCTTGGTGCCAGTGGCTTCTCTGGAATGCTGCCCTCTTCACTAGGTAGCCTCAAATACCTGGATTTGCTAGAAGTGTCTGGGATACAGCTAACAGGATCCATGGCACCGTGGATATCAAACCTAACTTCTCTTACTGTTCTCAAGTTCTCTGACTGTGGATTGTCTGGAGAGATACCTTCCTCAATAGGAAACTTAAAGAAATTGAGTATGTTAGCATTGTACAACTGCAAGTTTTCAGGGAAGGTGCCTCCGCAGATCTTTAATTTGACTCAGTTGCAATCTCTGCAACTCCATTCGAACAATTTGGCTGGCACGGTGGAACTCACGTCATTCACAAAACTGAAAAACCTATCTGTCCTGAATCTCTCAAACAATAAACTACTTGTGCTACATGGAGAAAACAGTTCATCGTTGGTGCCCTTCCCAAAAATAAAACTCTTAAGGTTAGCATCTTGCAGTATATCAACCTTTCCCAACATCTTGAAGCATCTCCATGAGATCACCACTCTTGACCTTTCGCATAACAAAATCCAGGGAGCTATACCTCAGTGGGCATGGGAGACATGGAGAGGCATGTACTTTCTCCTCCTGAACATATCACACAATAACATTACAAGTCTTGGATCAGATCCTCTGCTTCCTCTTGAGATTGACTTCTTTGATCTCAGTTTCAACAGCATTGAAGGGCCCATACCTGTACCACAAGAAGGTAGTACCATGTTAGATTATTCAAGCAACCAGTTCTCCTCCATGCCTCTTCATTACTCAACTTACCTTGGTGAAACTTTTACTTTCAAGGCTTCCAAAAACAAACTGTCTGGAAATATTCCATCAATCTGTAGTGCTCCGAGACTACAACTCATTGATCTCTCTTACAATAACTTGAGTGGTTCGATCCCATCTTGTTTAATGGAGGATGTCACTGCATTACAAATATTAAATCTGAAGGAAAATAAACTTGTTGGAACAATACCAGATAACATCAAGGAAGGTTGTGCACTTGAGGCAATAGATTTAAGTGGCAATTTGTTTGAGGGGAGGATACCCAGATCTCTAGTTGCTTGCAGGAACTTGGAGATCCTCGACATTGGAAACAATGAGATTAGTGACTCCTTCCCATGTTGGATGAGCAAACTTCCTAAACTTCAAGTCCTTGCCCTCAAGTCTAACAAGTTCACTGGACAAATAATGGATCCTTCATATACAGTTGATGGAAACAGTTGTGAATTTACAGAGCTCAGAATTGCCGATATGGCCTCAAATAACTTCAATGGAACATTGCCAGAAGCATGGTTTACGATGCTCAAGTCCATGAATGCCATATCTGATAATGATACATTAGTCATGGAAAATCAATATTACCATGGGCAAACATACCAGTTTACTGCTGCAGTTACATACAAAGGGAATTACATCACAATTTCCAAGATCTTGAGGACCCTTGTGCTGATTGATTTCTCGAATAATGCATTCCATGGCACCATTCCTGAGACTATCGGGGAGCTTGTTCTGCTTCATGGGCTCAACATGTCTCACAATTCACTAACAGGACCAATTCCAACTCAGTTTGGCAGGCTGAATCAACTTGAGTCACTGGACCTCTCCTCAAATGAGCTCTTTGGTGAAATTCCCAAGGAGCTAGCATCACTCAACTTCCTTTCAATACTGAATTTGTCTTATAACACGTTGGTTGGAAGAATACCAAATTCATATCAGTTTTCCACATTTTCGAACAACTCTTTTCTTGGAAACACTGGTTTGTGTGGACCGCCATTATCTAAACAATGTGATAACCCACAAGAGTCAACTGTGATGCCATATGTTTCGGAGAAATCCATAGATGTTCTACTAGTCCTCTTCACTGCATTGGGTTTTGGTGTTTCCTTTGCAATTACAATCCTAATTGTATGGGGAAGGCATATGAAAAAACAGCGATGA